From a single Sulfolobus sp. E5-1-F genomic region:
- a CDS encoding DNA polymerase sliding clamp: MFKVIYPNAKDFFSFINSITKVTDSIVLNFTEDGIFSRHLTEDKVLMAIMRIPKDVLSEYSIDSPTSVKLDVSSVKRILSKAKSKKATIELSETDSGLKIIIRDEKSGTKSTIYLKAEKGQVEQLTEPKVNLTVNFTTDESVLNVIAADVSLVGEEMRISTEEDRIKIEAGEEGKKYVAFLMKDKPLKELSIDASASSSYSAEMFKDAITGIRGFSVPTMVSFGENLPMKIDVEAVSGGHIIFWIAPRL; encoded by the coding sequence ATGTTTAAGGTTATTTACCCTAATGCGAAGGACTTTTTCTCGTTTATTAATTCTATTACTAAAGTTACTGACTCTATTGTTCTAAACTTTACGGAAGATGGAATATTTTCGAGACACTTAACTGAAGATAAAGTATTAATGGCAATTATGAGAATACCCAAAGACGTTTTGAGTGAATATAGTATTGATAGTCCCACTTCAGTTAAACTAGACGTTTCTTCAGTAAAGAGGATTCTTTCAAAAGCTAAGTCTAAGAAAGCCACGATTGAGTTAAGTGAGACAGATAGTGGATTAAAGATTATAATAAGAGATGAGAAAAGTGGTACGAAAAGCACCATTTATCTTAAAGCGGAAAAGGGTCAAGTTGAACAATTAACGGAACCAAAAGTTAATTTGACCGTGAATTTCACTACAGATGAGAGCGTACTTAATGTGATAGCAGCAGATGTATCTTTAGTCGGAGAAGAGATGAGGATTTCAACAGAAGAGGATAGGATAAAGATAGAAGCTGGTGAGGAAGGTAAAAAGTACGTTGCATTCCTTATGAAAGATAAACCTTTAAAAGAACTCTCTATAGACGCCTCAGCTTCATCTTCTTATAGCGCTGAAATGTTTAAAGATGCTATAACAGGTATAAGAGGTTTTTCAGTGCCAACAATGGTGAGCTTTGGTGAGAATCTTCCTATGAAAATTGATGTAGAAGCAGTAAGTGGAGGTCATATTATCTTTTGGATAGCTCCAAGGTTATAA
- a CDS encoding RNA polymerase subunit Rpo13, whose amino-acid sequence MVSGMSSEEKEGTNDEEVSEEKEVEEALEEELPKLSIQDIELLMKNTEIWDSLLNGKISIEEAKKLFEDNYKEYEKRDSRRKTKRAVSKKVKKTKKKEKSVEG is encoded by the coding sequence ATGGTATCTGGTATGTCATCAGAGGAAAAGGAAGGGACTAATGATGAAGAGGTTAGTGAGGAGAAAGAGGTTGAAGAGGCATTAGAGGAGGAGCTTCCAAAGCTTTCAATACAAGATATAGAGTTACTAATGAAAAATACTGAAATCTGGGATAGTTTATTAAATGGCAAGATCTCTATAGAGGAAGCTAAGAAGTTATTTGAGGACAATTATAAGGAATACGAGAAGAGAGATTCTAGAAGAAAGACTAAAAGGGCGGTTAGTAAAAAGGTTAAAAAGACCAAGAAAAAAGAAAAGAGTGTAGAGGGTTAA
- a CDS encoding ATP-binding protein translates to MYEKRHIVANVLMLIIAYLIDRLMNYLTLGSNLTQLVNNLSILLLVVPILMVMFSVVITLMFSSIIVSFLYYVTAIAYALVISNNVNSSLVLSTFLNLLGYYAIATIIIGIILGISRRNFPDEILLNISRLKVNISKNKIIYGGLFVVVSFLVFYEVLSSPFLLIGSIASFILTLFVSNDLVFPLITLSWFSFPFLFTQLATYSVKEKGIELGHIEGVLAPSLVNRISNTKYGWRKLSNLKFHLNFDESKNYNIVILGTSGSGKSTLAKSIIEKFSDISYLVFDLHGEYEVENAERIDISKNSLNPLSLNGASPRQRALEVAYMLRSIFKLGNLQTIDIFNIIMDTYAEKGIDENDESSWDLTPPTFRDVLLMIEKRKKLVENSQDLSRLSSIEPYIQFLSNQILSGNSLDMKKIFESNIILDFSKVATDELKYILIETILRDFRNYLYRRGISHLWKFLVIDEAPFILSKETGLEIVERLFAEVRKFGVGMILISQITENIENIFQNSSYIFIFNVVEPKELDYLSRALGGSDRDKYEAIYQAIRSLERGHVVTISGDSRDILLVKLNSLK, encoded by the coding sequence ATGTATGAGAAGAGACATATCGTGGCTAATGTATTAATGCTTATCATAGCTTACCTAATTGATCGTTTAATGAATTATTTAACATTAGGAAGTAATCTAACCCAATTAGTAAATAATTTGTCTATATTATTGCTGGTTGTTCCTATATTAATGGTAATGTTCTCAGTAGTTATTACTTTAATGTTCTCATCCATAATAGTTTCATTCCTTTATTATGTAACAGCAATAGCTTATGCGCTAGTTATTTCAAATAATGTAAACTCTAGTCTTGTTTTATCTACATTCTTAAATCTGTTAGGATATTATGCGATTGCTACTATTATTATTGGAATTATATTGGGAATTTCTAGAAGAAATTTTCCGGACGAGATTTTGTTAAATATTTCCCGTCTAAAGGTGAATATTAGTAAAAATAAGATTATTTATGGTGGGTTGTTTGTTGTAGTATCCTTTTTAGTTTTCTATGAAGTTTTGTCCAGTCCTTTTCTGCTCATTGGGAGTATAGCATCATTCATCCTGACACTTTTTGTTTCAAATGATCTAGTTTTCCCTTTAATTACCTTATCATGGTTCTCATTTCCTTTTCTATTTACGCAATTAGCCACTTATTCTGTAAAGGAGAAGGGGATAGAGTTAGGTCATATTGAGGGAGTATTGGCTCCTTCTTTAGTTAATAGGATATCTAATACTAAGTATGGTTGGAGAAAACTTTCTAATTTGAAATTTCATTTAAATTTTGACGAATCAAAGAATTATAACATAGTAATATTGGGTACGAGTGGGTCTGGAAAGTCTACCTTGGCTAAAAGTATTATTGAGAAGTTTTCAGATATTAGTTATTTAGTATTTGATCTACATGGCGAGTATGAGGTTGAAAATGCAGAAAGGATTGATATCTCTAAGAATTCGTTAAATCCACTTTCCTTAAATGGTGCATCCCCTAGACAAAGGGCATTGGAAGTTGCTTACATGCTAAGGTCTATTTTTAAGCTTGGCAATTTGCAAACTATAGATATTTTTAATATCATAATGGATACCTATGCTGAGAAGGGGATTGATGAGAACGATGAGAGTAGTTGGGATTTAACACCACCCACTTTTAGGGATGTGTTATTGATGATAGAAAAGAGAAAGAAACTAGTTGAAAATTCGCAAGATCTTTCTAGACTATCTTCGATAGAACCTTATATACAATTTTTGTCTAATCAAATTTTAAGTGGGAATAGTTTAGATATGAAAAAGATCTTTGAGAGTAATATAATTCTGGATTTTTCTAAAGTTGCCACGGATGAACTAAAATACATTTTGATTGAGACCATACTTAGAGATTTTAGAAATTATCTATATAGACGGGGAATTTCTCATTTATGGAAATTTTTAGTAATAGATGAGGCTCCCTTTATACTAAGTAAAGAGACTGGGTTGGAAATTGTTGAGAGGTTATTCGCTGAGGTTAGAAAGTTTGGAGTGGGGATGATTTTGATATCTCAGATAACGGAAAATATAGAGAATATTTTCCAAAATTCAAGTTATATCTTTATATTTAATGTTGTTGAGCCGAAAGAGTTAGACTACTTAAGTAGGGCATTGGGAGGGAGTGATAGAGATAAATACGAGGCTATTTATCAAGCAATTCGATCTTTAGAAAGGGGTCACGTAGTTACTATAAGCGGAGATAGTAGAGATATACTTTTAGTAAAGCTTAATTCTTTAAAATAA
- a CDS encoding DEAD/DEAH box helicase, with translation MINVTNEFLVRLKRLGYEDLTPIQKIAIPKILSGKNVLIIAPTGYGKTEAAILPIFYTIFKDKPEKISTLYITPLRALNRDLESRLKRIGDAFGISVSVRHGDSSTKEKKEILDNPPDVLIVTPETLLYLVLNDSFRKYFGNLKWIIIDELQEMLDEKRGIELSVLLQRIKKITKNRIQLIGISATIGDIEMAKKYLDREGEVEVASINAIKDIKVDLILPKIEKKDADLAVKLGLRPDTIARLEKLNEIIKNNKPIIIFTNTRETSEFIANQLTSNYSLKISSHHGSLSREIRIKTENDFKSGNIDAIVATSSLELGIDIGRINLVVQYMSPRQVIRLIQRVGRSGHKIGRTSIGYVIPSEDIFDILECKAIIEALYSGYLEKPLFEENPLDVAAHEIAGIVLEGYRNPNEILEILRNSFYFRNFTHEMFQSIIDLLESAKIVKRKEDGSLVPGRRIWKYYYTTNMIPDSIRSYIVIDHATNIKIGTLDEDFVASLDEESVFVLGSRLWKVVSIENDKIFVERAELKNGILPSWFGESIPVEKEIARKVYEYIYMIEKGKMEAEDDSITNVVREFKDRGYPELRPDLILVEIVKNNLIIIHSPFGSRGNNTLGAIISVMLDVEKQTKTSYRADPYHIAISSVLPITRDDIEKIVTMLNSMPIDKTVEILKRGIRGSPQFKWKLIVEIKRFGMIDSEKEITLTSSIIKAYGDTLVGEEATNELLVKNYDIEIIKELKNYNWKIVEVYEASPLAEQFLDKILNYTSFDKEEKPLMIEIFKKRLENKELKLICLSCGWNSSYSIVNSPSKCPKCSSIFLTATNPNDNDSIKIVRKAIKGEKLTSKEKRQLEDLKKIASFFPDYGKYTLIALATNGVGPSNLGKVLSKLSEGENEFYMALIDEEKRFIRTRKYWH, from the coding sequence ATGATAAATGTAACCAATGAATTCTTGGTAAGACTGAAGAGACTTGGTTATGAAGACTTAACACCAATCCAGAAAATAGCAATACCGAAAATACTCTCCGGAAAGAACGTTTTGATCATTGCACCAACGGGATATGGAAAAACCGAGGCTGCAATATTACCAATATTTTATACGATTTTCAAGGATAAACCAGAAAAAATCTCAACACTCTACATAACTCCCTTAAGAGCACTAAATAGGGACCTTGAGTCAAGGTTAAAAAGAATAGGAGACGCATTTGGTATCAGCGTAAGCGTTAGACACGGAGATTCTTCAACAAAAGAAAAGAAGGAAATTTTAGATAATCCACCTGACGTATTGATAGTCACACCAGAAACACTACTATACTTAGTGCTAAACGATAGTTTTAGGAAATACTTTGGAAATCTAAAATGGATAATAATAGATGAATTACAAGAAATGTTAGATGAGAAAAGAGGAATTGAACTATCCGTTCTACTCCAAAGAATCAAAAAGATAACAAAAAACAGAATTCAATTAATAGGAATTTCTGCAACCATAGGAGATATCGAGATGGCGAAAAAGTATTTAGATAGGGAAGGAGAGGTAGAAGTGGCAAGTATTAACGCTATAAAGGATATAAAAGTAGATTTAATCCTTCCTAAGATCGAAAAGAAAGACGCTGATTTAGCAGTAAAGTTAGGTTTAAGGCCAGATACAATTGCTAGGCTTGAGAAACTTAACGAGATTATAAAAAATAATAAGCCAATTATAATATTTACAAATACTAGGGAAACTAGTGAATTCATAGCCAACCAACTCACAAGCAACTACTCCTTGAAAATAAGTTCTCATCACGGTTCGTTATCAAGAGAAATTAGGATAAAAACAGAAAACGACTTTAAGAGCGGAAATATAGACGCTATAGTTGCAACTTCCAGTTTAGAGCTAGGAATTGACATTGGGAGAATTAATCTAGTAGTCCAATACATGTCACCGAGACAAGTAATTAGATTAATTCAGAGGGTAGGAAGAAGTGGACATAAAATAGGTAGAACGTCCATAGGTTACGTTATACCTTCTGAGGATATTTTCGATATTTTAGAATGCAAAGCAATAATAGAAGCATTATATTCCGGTTATTTGGAAAAACCACTATTTGAGGAAAATCCGCTTGACGTTGCAGCACACGAAATAGCAGGAATAGTTTTAGAGGGCTATAGAAATCCTAACGAAATCTTGGAAATTCTACGTAATTCATTTTATTTTAGGAATTTCACTCACGAAATGTTCCAAAGTATCATAGATCTCCTAGAGAGCGCAAAAATAGTTAAGAGAAAAGAAGATGGAAGCCTAGTACCGGGTAGAAGAATTTGGAAATATTATTACACTACTAATATGATACCAGATTCCATTAGAAGTTATATTGTAATCGATCACGCTACTAACATTAAAATAGGTACTTTAGACGAAGATTTTGTAGCCTCATTAGATGAGGAAAGTGTATTCGTTTTAGGAAGTAGACTATGGAAAGTCGTATCTATAGAAAACGATAAGATATTCGTAGAAAGAGCGGAACTAAAAAACGGAATATTGCCAAGTTGGTTTGGAGAATCAATTCCAGTTGAGAAAGAAATAGCAAGGAAAGTTTACGAATATATTTACATGATAGAAAAGGGAAAAATGGAAGCTGAGGATGATAGCATAACTAACGTAGTAAGGGAATTCAAAGATAGAGGATACCCGGAACTAAGACCAGATTTAATCTTAGTTGAAATAGTAAAGAACAACCTAATTATAATTCATTCACCATTTGGTTCGAGAGGGAATAACACACTTGGTGCTATAATTTCAGTTATGCTAGATGTGGAAAAACAGACCAAGACGTCTTACAGGGCAGATCCTTATCATATCGCTATATCTTCCGTACTACCAATAACTCGCGATGATATAGAAAAAATCGTCACTATGCTAAATTCCATGCCTATAGATAAAACAGTTGAAATCCTAAAGAGAGGAATAAGGGGAAGTCCACAATTTAAGTGGAAATTAATAGTAGAGATAAAGAGGTTTGGAATGATAGATTCAGAAAAGGAAATAACGCTCACCTCATCTATTATAAAAGCTTATGGAGATACATTAGTTGGAGAAGAAGCAACAAATGAATTATTAGTTAAAAATTACGATATCGAAATAATAAAGGAACTAAAGAATTACAACTGGAAAATAGTTGAGGTTTACGAAGCATCTCCATTAGCTGAGCAATTTCTCGATAAAATCCTTAATTACACTTCATTTGACAAAGAGGAAAAACCACTAATGATAGAGATCTTCAAAAAGAGACTAGAAAACAAGGAGTTAAAATTAATCTGTCTCTCATGTGGATGGAATTCGAGTTATTCTATAGTTAACTCACCCAGCAAATGCCCAAAATGCTCCTCAATCTTCTTAACTGCCACTAACCCTAATGATAATGATTCCATAAAGATAGTGAGAAAGGCAATAAAAGGGGAGAAGCTAACCAGTAAGGAAAAAAGGCAATTAGAAGACCTAAAGAAAATTGCCTCCTTCTTCCCAGATTACGGTAAATATACACTAATAGCATTAGCAACTAATGGTGTAGGACCAAGTAATTTAGGAAAAGTATTAAGTAAATTAAGTGAGGGGGAGAATGAATTTTACATGGCCTTAATAGATGAAGAAAAAAGGTTCATAAGAACAAGAAAATACTGGCACTAA
- a CDS encoding 50S ribosomal protein L14e, which produces MPAIEVGRICVKIKGREVGSKCVIVDIIDDNFVLVTGPKDISGVKRRRLNILHLEPTDKKIDIQKGASDEEVKKKLEEAGLTEYMKEKIKIKIPTL; this is translated from the coding sequence ATGCCCGCAATCGAAGTTGGAAGAATTTGTGTAAAAATAAAAGGAAGAGAAGTTGGGAGCAAATGCGTAATTGTTGATATAATAGACGACAACTTCGTATTAGTAACTGGACCTAAAGATATTAGTGGTGTTAAAAGAAGAAGACTCAACATTCTACACTTAGAACCAACTGATAAGAAAATCGATATACAGAAAGGAGCTTCAGATGAGGAAGTAAAGAAGAAATTAGAGGAAGCTGGTTTAACAGAGTACATGAAAGAGAAGATAAAGATTAAAATACCAACATTGTGA
- a CDS encoding tRNA pseudouridine synthase A, which translates to MILNDFIYKIDNFCGYKNEWKIRKDSETSDKYGYYPEKRPIEIYIKNSIINLDKPPGPTSHEVAYWVKKILNVSKAGHGGTLEPISLGGVIPRLPAYYQ; encoded by the coding sequence ATGATCCTAAATGATTTTATTTACAAAATAGATAATTTTTGTGGATATAAAAATGAATGGAAGATAAGAAAAGATAGTGAGACATCAGATAAATACGGATATTATCCAGAAAAAAGACCAATAGAAATATATATAAAAAACTCAATAATAAACCTTGATAAACCCCCTGGACCAACAAGTCATGAAGTAGCGTATTGGGTTAAAAAAATACTAAACGTTAGTAAAGCTGGACATGGTGGGACCCTAGAGCCCATTTCTCTGGGCGGGGTAATCCCAAGGTTACCGGCGTATTACCAATAG
- a CDS encoding RNA-guided pseudouridylation complex pseudouridine synthase subunit Cbf5 has translation MGIESATKIMNYISKGGKEYVCVMQVHCEYDKEELTKIITSFKGQIYQRPPVRSSVKRRLRVRSIYDIEILDMDKKLVLFRVSCDSGTYMRKLCHDIGIIYGCGAHMRELRRTRSGIFTESTNLVKLHDLSEAIYLYKNCKDETELRKVLMPMEFATCEMPKLIIEDSAVNALAYGAQLAVPGVVAYQNFKKNDTVAVLTLKGELVATGTALMDSKELENAKKGIVVNLSRVFMQRDVYPKAWKKHES, from the coding sequence ATAGGAATAGAGAGCGCAACTAAAATAATGAATTACATAAGTAAAGGAGGAAAAGAGTATGTATGCGTAATGCAAGTCCATTGCGAATATGATAAAGAAGAACTGACAAAGATAATAACATCGTTCAAAGGACAGATATACCAAAGACCACCAGTCAGATCATCAGTCAAGAGGAGACTAAGAGTTAGAAGTATATATGATATAGAAATCCTCGATATGGACAAGAAATTAGTACTATTCAGAGTAAGCTGTGATTCTGGAACTTATATGAGAAAATTATGCCATGACATAGGGATAATTTACGGTTGTGGAGCACACATGAGAGAATTAAGAAGAACTAGATCTGGAATTTTCACAGAATCTACAAATTTAGTAAAACTACATGACCTTTCTGAAGCAATATACTTATACAAAAATTGCAAAGACGAAACAGAACTAAGAAAAGTACTTATGCCAATGGAATTCGCTACTTGTGAAATGCCCAAACTTATAATAGAGGACTCTGCAGTAAATGCATTAGCTTACGGTGCACAACTAGCTGTACCTGGAGTAGTAGCTTATCAGAACTTCAAAAAGAACGATACAGTTGCAGTATTAACTCTTAAAGGAGAATTAGTAGCAACCGGTACCGCATTAATGGACAGCAAAGAGTTAGAAAACGCAAAAAAGGGAATAGTAGTCAACTTAAGTAGAGTTTTTATGCAAAGAGATGTATATCCTAAAGCATGGAAAAAACATGAGTCATGA
- a CDS encoding class I SAM-dependent methyltransferase, giving the protein MSHEYVIFEVINGVPLTLLSSPGIFSKKELDLGTRVLLENIKVAESGIVADVGCGYGPIGIYLALKNPKLKVYMVDVNYIALKLAKKNAKLNGVENRTIILKSDIFDNVPADVKFNAIYSNPPLSKGVDFLQKLEAQAYDRLLEKGFIQLVAYKGEGNIEKIFGKRFKVESIKRKKGYSLITIVKD; this is encoded by the coding sequence ATGAGTCATGAATACGTGATTTTTGAAGTAATTAATGGTGTGCCTCTAACCCTTCTCTCCTCACCGGGAATATTTTCGAAAAAGGAATTAGACTTGGGAACAAGAGTACTTTTAGAAAACATAAAAGTAGCGGAAAGTGGAATAGTCGCTGACGTTGGCTGTGGATATGGGCCCATAGGAATTTACCTAGCATTGAAAAATCCTAAACTTAAGGTCTACATGGTAGATGTTAACTATATAGCACTAAAGTTAGCTAAAAAAAATGCTAAACTTAATGGAGTCGAGAATAGAACAATAATATTAAAATCTGACATCTTCGATAATGTTCCCGCTGACGTTAAATTTAACGCTATTTACTCTAACCCACCACTTTCTAAAGGAGTGGATTTTCTACAAAAGCTTGAGGCTCAAGCGTATGATAGATTACTTGAAAAAGGATTCATACAATTAGTAGCATATAAGGGCGAAGGAAATATAGAGAAAATATTTGGTAAAAGATTTAAAGTTGAATCCATAAAGAGAAAAAAAGGGTACTCCTTAATCACAATAGTTAAAGATTAA